TTAGCCAATTTAATAAATTGTTCTAATAAATGTATATAAGGCTGCTCATCAATCTTCTGAGCTTGTCTGCGATAATAAGGTAACCCGACCTCTCCAACTGCAATCATCTCATTAGCATGAAGCCGTATCCAATCAAATAAAGCTTGTCTGTCTTCGTCACTTGGTAAAGATTGTTCAGGATGAAAACCATATGCTGCCTTAACCTTATCGTATGATGTCGTTAACTTCAGCGTTTTTTTACTCGATTGCAAGTCCATACTCACCGCAATGACATATTGTGCTTCTTCAAGTAGCAGAGGCACTTCTTCTTCCTTATACTGATCTAAATGGATATGTGCATCAATCAACATATGCATCGTCCTTTTCTTCTTTTAAGTAATGGAAAAGTTGTTGTTTTAATTGTGTAAATTGCGCACTATGGCGAATTTCCTCAGATCGTGGTCGTGCAAACGGAACAATTATTTCCTCCTTAATAGTAGCTGGACGTTTTGTTAAAACAATAATGCGATCTGCTAAAAATAACGCCTCTTCGATACTATGTGTAACAAACAGGATAGATTTTTTATGTTCCTCCCAAATCGATAACAGCCATGCTTGCATTTCTAATCTTGTAAACTCATCAAGCGCTGAAAACGGCTCATCTAAGCATAAAATTGGTTTCTCACTGACGATGGCTCGCAGAAATGATACACGTTGCTGCATGCCTCCTGATAAAGCATGAGGATAAGCATTTTCAAAAGAAGATAGGCCAACCTTTTCTAACCATTTTCTTGCAAGCTCTATATTAGGTCGATGCTGCAATTCTTCTACAATTGTGACATTTTCCAAAATTGTCCGCCACGGTAATAAGCAGGGTTGCTGTGGCATGTAACCAATAGTGCCTGTTTTTTGCTGAATGTCGTCTCCATTTAACAAAATAGCACCATGATTCAAAGGCGTTATACCTCCTATTAATTGAAAGAGAGTGCTTTTACCACTACCAGAGGGACCAATGATTGCCACAAATTCTCCTTCCTTTACTGTAAAGGATAAGTTTTTAACTACTTCAAGCGAGCCAAAGGATTTAGATATGTCTTGAATGTTCAGCATGTGATCCCCTCCCCTTTACAACTAGCTTTTCAACAAAACGAATAACGCCAAACAACAATAAACTTAACAATACAATCGCAAATATCGCCACAAATACACGATCCGTCCGAAACGATGATTGGGCAAGTGTCATATAAACACCAATCCCCTTTTTCGCACCAAGCCATTCCGCGATGACAGCCCCCATTACACTATATGTCGCTGCAATTTTTATACCAGAAAATATAGACGGATAGGCAAATGGCCATTCTAACTTCCAAAATGTTTGACCTTTTGTAGCACCTATCATTGCAAAATAATGCTTAAGCTCAGATGACGTTTGACGAAATCCATCCATTGCCGCAATAACGATAGGAAAAAAGCAAACGAGACAAATAATAATCAGCTTCGGTAACAGCCCAAAACCAAACCAAATAATTAATAAAGGTGCAAGGACAAGCACAGGCACATTTTGTGACACAATTAAAATCGGATACACAAATGCCCGTACCGTCGCTGAACGGTGTAATAATATCGCAACACTCAAGCCGAAAAATATACCAATAGCAAGGCCAAGTACCGCTAGCTGTATAGTAGCGAACACATGGGGCATGAACGTTTTATAAGAGTGAACACCCTCAGTAACGATGGCACTCGGCGCTGGTAATAGCCAATGTGGGATGTCAGCCAAACGGATAACGACTTCCCAAATAACTAACAGGAAGGCGATAAAAATAATCGACCTTCCTTTCGTTACTACTTGTTTCATCCTCGATACTTCTCCGTCAACGTCCCCATTGTAATGCCAGTTGGTTGATATAAAATTTTCACTTGCGTAATAACATTAATAGCACCCAATTCAATCATTTTTTTATTCATCTCTTCTATAATTTGGAGTAAGGTAGACAGTTCACCTTCCATTGTCGTTTCTAGTGGTTGCACTTCATAGCGCACACCTGAAGCATCAATGATCGCAATCGCCGCATCAACGAATGGAATCACATCCTCGTATTTTTCTGTTTTAGGTATAATTTGTACACTAATTAATGAATTAGCCATTTATTTTGCCCCTTTCTTTGGTAAGAAATCATTTGTAAAAGCTTGATCTGCATGAAATTCGCCTTCTAATACGTTGTTCTTTGTCATCCAGTCCGCATAGTTTTCCCAAACTGCTAATTTTTGTTCGCCCCATTGCGCTGCATCATCTTGATATTTGTTTGCTAACCATTCCTGACTTTTATGCACAAGTGCTTTATCTAAATCAGGTACCGCTTCAAGCAATATATCCGCTGCTTCACTAGGATGCTCAATGGCATACTCATAACCTTTTGTAGTAGCTGCAACAAATGCCTTTACCACATCAGGATTATCCTTAATCATCTTTTCATTCGTTGCAAGTACAGGTGTATAATAATCAAGTTGCTCACTATAGTCTGTTAAATACTGCATATTTAATTTTTCTCCACGAAGCTCCGCCTCAATACCTGTCCAAGCATAATAGATCCAAGCAAAATCAATATCCTTCTGCATCATTGTGAAAAAGTCTAAGTCTCCTGCATTCACGATATCTAATTTCTTTATATCAGCATTTTCTTTTTGCATTAGAGATTGTAAAACAGCTTGTTCTATTGGGCTTCCCCAACCACCATACGTTTTGTCTTCGTAATCTTTTGGTGATGTAATGCCTTTTGAAGCATCTGATGCAAAGCCAGATGTATTATGCTGAATAATTGCTGCAATCGATACAAGAGGCACGTCTTGAACACGTGCTTGCGTTATACCTTCCTGGTAGCTAACGCCAAACTGAGCTTTGCCTGATGCAACAAGTTGATCTGCCCCCGCATCACCAGGTAATATAATGTCTACGTCTAAGCCTTGCTCCTCAAAGTAGCCGAGCTTTTTCGCAACATAAAGTCCTGTATGATTTGTATTAGGTGTCCAGTCCAGTACAACGGATACCTTTTTCAATGTGCTTGTTTCCTCTTTGTCCTCTTTTTCGCTACAACCAACTAATGTTAATAATGCAGCAACAAGAACGAAAAACCACTTTTTCATGCTGTGTCCTCCAAGTCTAGTAGTTTGAAAGTGTTCACGATTGAATGTTTTCACCAGAAAAGGTATTCTTAGGCCATTTGCATCGCTTCTAATAGATTACTCCTAGTTTTAGGCGGAATAATGAATCCTAAACAAAAAAACGCCTAGGAGTTATCCCAGACGTTTGCAAACGGTATCAAAAAATAGTATACGAATATTTTTGAATAGATGTTCCCTACGCTGGTACGAGCCAAATCAGGTTCAAAGGGTCAGCATCTAAACGGACGCAATCTCAGCTGGCAACTTCCAGCCCCCCTACATTCTTAACTTATGAACTTTTCGTTGATTATTATACCCATATCTATCGTAAAATGACAAGCTAGTATTTTCGTAATTGATAAAAATGAGCTTCTATTGGACTATACAAGTATTCTGCAACATGACTTTTGCAAATAGAATATGCATGGAATTTGGAACATCAAAAATTCTTCAATACGAAACAGTTAATCTTTTGCAAAACCAACAAGTTAAAAAAGAGTTATTCTCCATACAACACGATATAACTTCCATCGCCCTTTGAAAAGATAGTTGCTATGTGTCATTTAGTTATAATTGAAATTAAACTAATTATAGAAAACATTTTTTCTTCGTGATTTTTGAGAGTTTGTGCTTTATTCAAAGTGTCAGGAGTGGAAAAAGCTTTTAAAAATTACCGTAGTATTTCTTGTTTTACTCGGAGCAGCTGGCTATGCTGTATGGCATTTAGGGACAAATATCGCTTCCGAAAAAATAATTGAAAAAGTGGAATCTAATTTAGATGACGAAAATTTTGAAGAAGTTAAATCTTATATCGAGAACGATTCGAAGGTTCAAGAAATTGTAAGCGAGGCAGCAACTACAAATCCGGATACACTTCCGTTCCAAACTAAGGAAGAAGCGACACGTGTGTTAATTAAAAAAGTGGGCGTTAATCGTTTACTTGAAATTCAGGAACAAGCGCAAAACGGTTCAATTAATAAGGATGAAGTATTATCCGAAATTGAAGGAAAACTGTCTGAAGATGAAATTTCTGCTTTAAAATACGTTTTATATAAGGAATTAAATAAATAAAACTAGCCATTTAAAGTATTACATGAAAATAACAGAGAGGCTAAGATTCATATAACGATTTTTAATCACGCGACAGCCTCTCAGCATGTCGACTGTATGTGGCAACACATTGGTGCTGATCGGTATAATTAAAAGACTCGATTCCTATTTAATGGAATCGAGTCCTTTTTTCTTATCATTCTTCTACTGTTGAAGCATCTAGTTGTCTCCTACAGTTAAAACGCAAAACATCAACTGTAGGACATTATCTATTATGTTTTCCCAT
The genomic region above belongs to Lysinibacillus sp. FSL W8-0992 and contains:
- a CDS encoding thiamine-binding protein, whose amino-acid sequence is MANSLISVQIIPKTEKYEDVIPFVDAAIAIIDASGVRYEVQPLETTMEGELSTLLQIIEEMNKKMIELGAINVITQVKILYQPTGITMGTLTEKYRG
- a CDS encoding ABC transporter substrate-binding protein — encoded protein: MKKWFFVLVAALLTLVGCSEKEDKEETSTLKKVSVVLDWTPNTNHTGLYVAKKLGYFEEQGLDVDIILPGDAGADQLVASGKAQFGVSYQEGITQARVQDVPLVSIAAIIQHNTSGFASDASKGITSPKDYEDKTYGGWGSPIEQAVLQSLMQKENADIKKLDIVNAGDLDFFTMMQKDIDFAWIYYAWTGIEAELRGEKLNMQYLTDYSEQLDYYTPVLATNEKMIKDNPDVVKAFVAATTKGYEYAIEHPSEAADILLEAVPDLDKALVHKSQEWLANKYQDDAAQWGEQKLAVWENYADWMTKNNVLEGEFHADQAFTNDFLPKKGAK
- a CDS encoding ABC transporter ATP-binding protein → MLNIQDISKSFGSLEVVKNLSFTVKEGEFVAIIGPSGSGKSTLFQLIGGITPLNHGAILLNGDDIQQKTGTIGYMPQQPCLLPWRTILENVTIVEELQHRPNIELARKWLEKVGLSSFENAYPHALSGGMQQRVSFLRAIVSEKPILCLDEPFSALDEFTRLEMQAWLLSIWEEHKKSILFVTHSIEEALFLADRIIVLTKRPATIKEEIIVPFARPRSEEIRHSAQFTQLKQQLFHYLKEEKDDAYVD
- a CDS encoding ABC transporter permease, translating into MKQVVTKGRSIIFIAFLLVIWEVVIRLADIPHWLLPAPSAIVTEGVHSYKTFMPHVFATIQLAVLGLAIGIFFGLSVAILLHRSATVRAFVYPILIVSQNVPVLVLAPLLIIWFGFGLLPKLIIICLVCFFPIVIAAMDGFRQTSSELKHYFAMIGATKGQTFWKLEWPFAYPSIFSGIKIAATYSVMGAVIAEWLGAKKGIGVYMTLAQSSFRTDRVFVAIFAIVLLSLLLFGVIRFVEKLVVKGRGSHAEHSRHI